One segment of Hippopotamus amphibius kiboko isolate mHipAmp2 chromosome 2, mHipAmp2.hap2, whole genome shotgun sequence DNA contains the following:
- the LOC130846306 gene encoding 40S ribosomal protein SA-like, with amino-acid sequence MDIAIPCNNKGAHSVGLMWMPAQEVLRMRGTISHEHPWEVMPDLYFCRDPEEIEKEEQAAAEKAVTKEEFQGEWTAAAPEFTATRPEVVDWSEGVQVPSVPIQHFPTEDWSAQPATEDWSAAPTAQATEWVGTTTEWS; translated from the coding sequence ATGGACATTGCCATCCCGTGCAACAACAAGGGAGCTCACTCAGTGGGTCTGATGTGGATGCCTGCCCAGGAAGTTCTGCGCATGCGTGGCACCATCTCCCATGAACACCCATGGGAAGTCATGCCTGATCTCTACTTCTGCAGAGATCCTGaagagattgaaaaggaagagcagGCAGCAGCTGAGAAGGCTGTGACCAAGGAGGAATTTCAGGGTGAATGGACTGCTGCAGCCCCTGAGTTCACTGCTACTCGACCTGAGGTGGTGGACTGGTCTGAAGGTGTGCAGGTGCCCTCTGTGCCTATTCAGCACTTCCCCACTGAAGACTGGAGCGCTCAGCCTGCCACTGAAGACTGGTCTGCAGCTCCCACTGCTCAGGCCACCGAATGGGTAGGAACAACTACTGAGTGGTCTTAA